AATGCCGAAGCAATCAAACTGCTCAAAAAGAAGGTTGAATTCGTCCGCATGGACGATGACGCCATCAACCAATTTGCCATCGCTTCTCATAACTATATCGAAGGTCTAAAAGCCAAATATCCCGACGTGAAAAAAGTCATGGATTCTCAGGACCAGTTCAAAGCCGATTTCGCCGACTGGCGTAAAGAACGCGGCGGGATTACCCCCTGGCCCTATGAGCAATTTATCAAAGGGCAACACGAACAATAAGCCAAATCTTAGGCCCAGCAAGATAATCCGGGCGGGGGTCTGCGGACCCCCGCTTCTTTCCTCTTGTCCCACAGATGCACACCACTTATAGATTATGAGGTTTTTTATGTTTAAGCTTGATGGCGCGATCGACAATCTCAACGAGAAAGTGGGTTTTTATGCCTCATATCTCGTTATACCACTGATTACCGTGGTGGTCTGGGAGGTCATTATGCGTTATGGATTTGACGCGCCGACATCTTGGGCCTTTGAACTGACCGTTTTCCTCTACGGTCTTCACTACTGTTTTGCCATGGCCTACGCGCACAAACACAACACCCATGTCGCTATTGACGTTTTTGAAGCGCGACTGTCCGAAAGATCGCGGACCATTCTGCGCATCATCACCAACGGACTGATGTTTTTACCAACGATCGGCCTGCTGACTTTCTACATGTGCGTGATGGCCGCTTCCTCCTGGCACCAGTTGGAACACGCTTCAAGTTCCTGGGCGCCTGCAATTTACCCCATCAAAACGCTCATGGCGATTGGCTTTGTTCTCTTCTTCCTGCAAGGGCTCGCCAAACTGATTCAAGATGTTCGTTTACTTAAAAAGACCAATTAAAACCTGCCTGAGCCAGGAGATAAGATCCCAATGAGCGTCGAAGTACTCACTATCCTAATGTTCGTAACCCTGATGGCCTCAATCGCCATGGGGCATCCCTTAGCGATAACTCTGGCCGCAGTTGCAACCCTCTTCGGCCTGATCGATAACGGTTTCAGTATCCAGGCGTTGATGGGGCTGTTTGCCAATAATGCCTGGGGCATTTTCCTTAATTATACGCTGGTCGCCATACCGCTGTTTATTTTCATGGCTCAGATTCTCGATCGATCCAAGGTCTCGGAGGGGCTGTTCGACGCCCTGTACCAGGTCCTGGGTGGACTGCGCGGCGGTTTGGGAATGGCGGTTATCGTAGTTTCGACAGTTTTTGCTGCCACCACCGGCATTGTCGGCGCTTCGGTAGTTGCCATGGGTCTGATGGCTGGCCCGGCCCTGCTGCGCCGCGGTTACGACCGCTCACTTTCAGCCGGAATCATCTGTTCCTCGGGGACACTGGGGATCTTGATCCCGCCATCAATCATGCTGGTTGTCTATGGCGGCCTGACGGGTCAAAAAGAGACCTCGGTCGGCAACCTGTTTGCTGCGGCTATTCTTCCCGGCCTGCTGCTCTCCGCAATGTACCTGCTTTACGTCGGTGTGCGCTGCTACATGAACCCGAAGCTCGGCCCGCCGATTCCATTGGAAGATCGAACCGCCACCGTTTCAGAAAAAATTTCCATGACCATGAAGAACTTTGTCCCGCCGTTCGGCCTGATCCTGACGGTCATGGGCACTATTTTAGCCGGGATCGCCACCCCGACTGAAGCCGCTGCTCTGGGCTGCATTGGCGCTCTGGTTCTGGCTCTGGTCACCGGTCGGCTCAATTGGACGGTCATTACCCAGGCCTGCGTCTCGACCTCCCGCACCACAGCCATGATCATGGCCCTCTTTTTGGGTGGAAAATTCTTTTCCGTAGTCTTTCTGAGCATGGGCGGTGGCGACGTTGTCGCCAACACCTTGCTGGGGATGGATGTCAGCCCCTATGTGGTTTTTACGATCATGATGGCGGTGGTTTTCTTCATGGGAATGTTTATCGACTGGGCCGCCATTTTATTGGTTGTCGTGCCGATTTTCACACCGATCGCCATGGAGCTGAATTTCAATCCGCTCTGGTTTGCGATGATGGTCTGTATCAATCTGCAGACATCTTTTCTGACCCCCCCCTTCGGCTATTCCCTGTTCTATTTCAAAGGGGTGGCCCCACCTGAATACAGCATGAGTGATATCTACCGAGGGATCATCCCCTTCGTTATGATTCAGGTATTCGCCTTGGCAATCCTGATGATCTTCCCGCAGATCATCACCTACTTACCGAGCGTATTCTTCGGTAGCTAAGCGAGATAGAGGATAATCAAATGCTTCCGGAAATTAAAAACATTCTTTACGCTACCGACCTCAGTTCCGGATCAACCCATGTGTTTCGCTATGCTCTAAGCCTGGCCAGGCGCTACCAGGCCCAGGTCAGCATTCTGCATGTGGTTGAGCCCTTGACAACTTTCGGCCAGAGTCTGGTCGAACTACATATCTCTCATCAAGTTTCAGAAAACTTGCATGCGGAGATCCGCACTCAACTGCTGGATAAGTTAAAGGAGCGACTCCGTAGCTTCTGCGAACAAGAAGCTTGTGCCACCGAGGAAAATCTGGTGGCCGACATCCTGGTACTAGAGGGGCGGCCCGCCGCAACCATCATCGAACAGGCCAGGGTTATCCAAGCTGACATAATCGTTATGGGGACCCATCAGCACTCTGCGGTCGGAGAAGCCCTGCTTGGTACAACTGCGCACAAGGTGCTTCACAGCTCTGCTCTGCCGACCTTGCTGATCCGTATTCCAAAGTAGGCCAAGGGCAGCAGAAAGCGAAAGAAGATCAGAGGCTATTATGATCGATAAAAATATACTTGAGACACTCGTCCTTAAATTAGGTAGAGAGGCCGTCGTTTCCGAGCCCGAGGACCTACTGGTCCTCGGCTATGATTCGACCCCCGGACTGCACCACACCCCAGATGTCGTCATCTACCCGACCAGCAGTGAACAGGTCCAGATAGCGATGCAGATCGCCCGCGACAACAAGCTGCCGATCACCCCCCGTGGGAGCGGTACCGGTCTGTCTGGCGGGAGCATCCCGATCAAAGGCGGCATGGTTATCTGCCTGAATAAGATGAACCAGATTCTTGAGATCGACGAGGAGAATTTGACCGCTACCTGTCAAGCGGGAGTCGTCACACTTGACCTGTTCAACGCGGTCGCAGCAAAAGGGCTCTTCTACCCACCCGATCCGGGATCGCAGAAAATCTCGACCCTTGGTGGCAATGTCATGGAGGATGCCGGCGGTCTGCGTGGCCTCAAGTATGGCGTGACCCGTGATTACGTAATGGCGCTCAAGTGTGTATTGCCGGACGGCAGCCTGCTTTCGACCGGCGGCAAGAGCGTCAAAGATGTCGCCGGATATGCCTTCAAGGATCTGTTGGTCGGCAGCGAAGGAACCCTGGCAATCATCACCGAAATCACGGTCAAACTGATCCCGCCACCCCAGGACAAGCGGACCTTCCTCGCCTATTTCGATGACATCCGCATCGCCGGAACAGCGGTGAGTAAAATCATCGCCGCCAAGATCATCCCCTCGACCATGGAGATCATGGACAAGGCGACCATCAACTGCGTCGAGGATTACGTCAAGATCGGCCTGCCGCGTCAGATGGCAGCGCTGCTGCTGATTGAGGTCGATGGTCACCCGGCGATGGTGGCCGAAGAAGCCACAGAGGTCGAGCGGATCCTTAACGACGTTGGCGCCGCCGAAGTTCATGTCGCCAAAGATGCCGCAGAAGCGGCCAG
Above is a genomic segment from Geopsychrobacter electrodiphilus DSM 16401 containing:
- a CDS encoding TRAP transporter small permease subunit, with product MFKLDGAIDNLNEKVGFYASYLVIPLITVVVWEVIMRYGFDAPTSWAFELTVFLYGLHYCFAMAYAHKHNTHVAIDVFEARLSERSRTILRIITNGLMFLPTIGLLTFYMCVMAASSWHQLEHASSSWAPAIYPIKTLMAIGFVLFFLQGLAKLIQDVRLLKKTN
- a CDS encoding TRAP transporter large permease: MSVEVLTILMFVTLMASIAMGHPLAITLAAVATLFGLIDNGFSIQALMGLFANNAWGIFLNYTLVAIPLFIFMAQILDRSKVSEGLFDALYQVLGGLRGGLGMAVIVVSTVFAATTGIVGASVVAMGLMAGPALLRRGYDRSLSAGIICSSGTLGILIPPSIMLVVYGGLTGQKETSVGNLFAAAILPGLLLSAMYLLYVGVRCYMNPKLGPPIPLEDRTATVSEKISMTMKNFVPPFGLILTVMGTILAGIATPTEAAALGCIGALVLALVTGRLNWTVITQACVSTSRTTAMIMALFLGGKFFSVVFLSMGGGDVVANTLLGMDVSPYVVFTIMMAVVFFMGMFIDWAAILLVVVPIFTPIAMELNFNPLWFAMMVCINLQTSFLTPPFGYSLFYFKGVAPPEYSMSDIYRGIIPFVMIQVFALAILMIFPQIITYLPSVFFGS
- a CDS encoding universal stress protein; the encoded protein is MLPEIKNILYATDLSSGSTHVFRYALSLARRYQAQVSILHVVEPLTTFGQSLVELHISHQVSENLHAEIRTQLLDKLKERLRSFCEQEACATEENLVADILVLEGRPAATIIEQARVIQADIIVMGTHQHSAVGEALLGTTAHKVLHSSALPTLLIRIPK
- a CDS encoding FAD-binding oxidoreductase; protein product: MIDKNILETLVLKLGREAVVSEPEDLLVLGYDSTPGLHHTPDVVIYPTSSEQVQIAMQIARDNKLPITPRGSGTGLSGGSIPIKGGMVICLNKMNQILEIDEENLTATCQAGVVTLDLFNAVAAKGLFYPPDPGSQKISTLGGNVMEDAGGLRGLKYGVTRDYVMALKCVLPDGSLLSTGGKSVKDVAGYAFKDLLVGSEGTLAIITEITVKLIPPPQDKRTFLAYFDDIRIAGTAVSKIIAAKIIPSTMEIMDKATINCVEDYVKIGLPRQMAALLLIEVDGHPAMVAEEATEVERILNDVGAAEVHVAKDAAEAASLAAARRTALSALARVSPTTLLEDATVPRSMLAETFTLIERLTQKYQLTVGTFGHAGDGNLHPTVLCDERNTDEMKRAHAFYDELYEQVLAWGGTVSGEHGIGIAKKDYLARQIGPGGVAVMKRIKQSFDPDGILNPGKIFIANGE